The Bacteroides sp. AN502(2024) DNA segment AGATATTTCGTCTGTTTCTCAATCTTGGAAAGGATTGTTTGAATGGAACTTTGTTCTTCATGAAGCGTAACTGTCTTATTTTGTGCAAAAACAGTCATATTTAATATAAAAAACATTATTCCACACAAGAGAGTTATTTTTTTATTCATAACTTTGTATGTTTAAATAAGTTGTGTAATATAATGAGTTCATTCTCCGTTGGGTAACGAGGAAAGTATGCACGACTTCTACGGTCGGATGGTGTTGGAGCGCTTCCGGCCGTTTTGAGTTAAATAAACGGGATCTTTGTTTTTCATAATGGATAGGGTTAACATAAGAATTAATGAATTATCGGATGATGACTGTCTGTTCGTCATTGCTCCATTCGTATTCAAACCGGTGGATTTGTTGTAGGATTTCCAGAATATGTTTTAAACCGTCCTCCTGCCGGAATTTGCAGGTACATTTATAGTGTAGTATTTGGGGGTTGCGGACGTCAAAGTCCACCTTATAATATTCTTTCATTTGCCGGAAAATGGAGCCATAGTCCGTGTCTTCGAAATAATAAATACCTTCAATCCATAACAACGATTCTGCTTTGTCGAAGGGGGCTTTTATCAATCGTCCGTCGTCGGATATCTTCGCTTCTTCATCGGGGGAGAGACAGAGAGAGGTGTCGTTTTGCCTGTCACTCACGTTGACCGCTCCTTCATACAGTTTGACGGAAAAATCTTTCCGGTCTTTGTAGGCAAATATGCTGAACTTTGTTCCTAACACCTGCACTTCATGAGAGCCTGTCTGCACCACAAACGGAAGGTGCTTGTCCGGTGCCACTTCAAAATAAGCCTCACCATTCAGGCAGACGCGGCGTAATTTTTCCCCTTTTTGGCTTTCTATGTGCAAGGTCGTATTGGAGTTGAGCCATATTCTCGTCCCATCGTTCAAGGTGATTTCCGTACGTTGTCCTACAGGGACGTGGATGTCTCGTGTCGCTAATAATGTTGCATGCTCTTCGGAGAAATGCTGTGTGTACAGCCATGTTCCGCCTGCAAAAAGGCAGATAAACGCTACAGTTGCTGCTATTTGCATCCATCTTCTCCGGTTGGCGGACTGTGACGAATGTATAGATAGAGGTATATTCTCTTCGTTGCATAAGGTTGCATCAAAAATTCGGCGCAGATATTTGTATTCTTCCAAATGCACCGGATCTTCTTCCAGCCATTGAAGCATCTCGATACGTTCTTCTGCAGAGGTTTCTCCCCGCAAGTATTTAAGAATTGCACTTCGTTTCATTGCATTATTTTTTGCTGTTTTATATAATAGTTGCTTGAAAAAACAATAACCCTAGTGGAATAATGATTTTTTTTCAAAAAAGATTAAGAAGAAAAAGTAATGAATATACATACTTCTGCAGGGGAGAGTGGGGAGGTATGAGCAGGGGCTAAAGCAGTATGTCCAAGAAAGGATAGAAATCTTTGAGGTCTGTCCGTAGTTTTTTCAAGGCTTTCGTAATATGGTATTCCACTCCTTTTACCCCAATGCCCAGTTCCCGGGCAATCTCTTCATTGGTTTTATGTTCGAAACGGCTGAGTATGAAGATAGTTTGGGTTTGGCTGTGCATTGTTTTCAGTGATTCTTTTAAGATACTCTGCACGTCCATGCTGTATAGTTTTTGGGGATTACATTCTTCCAAAGTAGATATGCGCATTTGCAATTCGCGCATGCTGTCTTCTTCGAGGGTGGAGCGGATTTTGAGTTTGAGGGCTTCCCTGCGGAAATATTGTAGTATTTTATTGCGGATAGTGCCTATCAGAAAGGGTAATGTCGCACCTATTTCTTCCGCATTGCAGAGTTTTTCCCATAACACAATCATAGCTTCGGCAACGGCGTCTTCGGCTTGTACCATGTCATGAGTATATGACCGGGCGAACACTAAACACTTTCGGTAATATAGCTTATATGCTTCGTTAAATATTTGTTCTTCGCTCATGTTACAATTTTATGTTTCTCTGTACAAAATAAAGGATTAATGGAATAATTTCCAAAGATATTATCCGTAAAATAATGACATGAAAGAATATTTATACGATAAACATTGATTGCTAATTCAATTGTGTTTGGTGGGTTCAAACTGGGATTTTTATTCATACACCTGTAGTTTCTCATCATGTGGAAACTACAGGTATAAATAATGGAATGGCGAAGAACCGGGGAGCATTAGAGAACCCTATATATTGCTTCTGCTATCTTCTTCCAGATAAAGCACGCGGCTGGCATATTCGTTTTGTTTCGAAGGTTCCACTCTGTGGGTAGCGGGAATTTCCAGTCCGTTGTCATTCAGATATGCACCGCTGAAACTTTTACCTTCAAATTTTAAAGGTTCGGTGTCAATGCGGTTCAGCTCATGCACCTTATAATATTTGTCCGGAGCAAGTCCTGCCATCTTCACCCGTGGCAAGTGCTGGTTGCAGAAATGTTCTGTTTTCCACCAGTAGAATACGGCTTTGTCTTTTTCCGGCGATACATACATCAGCGAAGCTGCGCCCTGTTTGTCATACGGAGAAAGTAAACGGTAAATATCTCCGAACTGTACGACGGGACGTATCGTCTTGTATTCGGCAATGGCGTTTCTGCACAATGCCTTTTCCTCTTCCGTCATATTCTTGGGCTGTATTTCCATACCTAAGCGTCCGCTCATGGCTACATCAATACGGAACTTCAGCGGGACGGAACGCGATGTCTGATGGTTGGGGCTTGCACTGATATGCGCCCCCATGCCGATGGCGGGGAAGAAATAGGAAGTGCCCCACTGGATGTAGATACGCTGCAGTGCATCCGTATTGTCGCTTGTCCAGAATTCGTCGAAGTAGGGCAGTACGCCGTAGTTGACACGTCCGCCGCCGCTGGCGCAAGCTTGTATCGTCAGTTGCGGATGGTTGGTGCGGATGCGTCGGCACACATTCTCAAAGCCCCGGTGGTATTCGATGTTCAGGTGGCTTTGGTTGTCTTTGGTCAGGTATTGCGAACCTTGGGTGATGATGGACATGTTGGCGTCCCACTTGATATAGTCAATGTCGGGATAGGAGTTCATCAGTCCGTCCACTGTCTGTACGATAAAATCCTGCACTTGCGGGTTGGAAAGGTCGAGCACGACTTGTGTGCCGCCGCGGGCGCATACCACTTCCCGCTCGGGTGCCTTGATAATCCATTCGGGGTGCTTTTCGTACAGTTCGCTTTGGGTATTAGCCATTTCCGGTTCCAGCCAGATGCCGAACCGTATGCCGTGTTTCCGGGCGTTGTCAAGTAATGACTGCAGTCCACCGGGGAGTTTGGTCTTGTCTACGGTCCAGTCACCCAAGGCATAAGAGTCGTTCTTGCGCGGATATTTGTCGCCGAACCAACCGTCGTCCATTACGAACAATTCGCCTCCCATGGCAGCGATGTCACCCATCATCTGGTCCATCCCCTGTTCGTTGATGTCGAAATAGACGCCTTCCCAACTGTTCAGCAGAATTTTGCGGTAAGTGTTCCCGTTGGCGAGTTTATGCAGGCGTGCCCATTGATAGAATTTCCGGCTGCATCCGCTCATCCCTTCATCGCTGTAGGTCAGTGCCAATGCGGGGGTGCGGAACACTTCTTCTTTTTTCAGGTTGTACCAGGAGTTTTCTTCGTTGATGCCGGCGAGGAAATGGTGCCAGTCGTCTTCTTGCGTGTCAATACGCAGTTTGTAGTTACCGCTGTAGCAAAGTGCTGCACCGATGACACGTCCCGTGTTCTCCTGCGGTTTGCCGTCGAGTGAGAACATCACTTCTGCGTGTGCCGATTGGGAGTTGCGTACCCCGTCCGTGTTTTTGATGACTTTCATGCCCTGTTGCAACGCTTCCTGACAGAGTTGTCCTTCGTTTGCCCAGGCACCGGAAAGATGTGCCAGCCAGACATTGCCACGGCGGACAGGCAGGTAGGCGGAAGCGAACTGCTGAAGTTGGACAGGCTTCTTCTCTTCGTGACGGATTTCAGTCCATGTCTCGATGACATCCGCATCCTGCCATGCTTTGTAGCAGATGTTGACGAAGAAAGGATACACTTTATCTTTCAGTTCTATTACCGTCAAAGTGGCGTTTTCTTCTGTAAGGCGTGTCTCTTTTACGCCTATGACTGCCATTTGAAGTGTCAGGTTACCGTCGGCATGGCGGACGGACAATGCCGTTTCGCATGGATACCCCATTCCGTAGACGGGATAAGCATTTCTCCCGCGTGTCGTTTCGCAAATGCTTCGGATATCCGCATCGGAAGTGCGTAAACCGTAATACAGTAGTTCCGGTGTACCACCGTTCGGTACCGAGAGGAGCAACTGTGTATGGGGAGTGGATATGGTGACATTCTGTGCCGGCAGAAGTGTAGACAACAGCCAGGCGGAAATGAAGAAAAACAGATTTCTTTTGTTCATAATTATCATAATAGTAAATTACATGTTTTTTATGTTTACTAATGGGAACTTTTTGTAGGAAGCGTATTATCCAGGCAATGGCAAACTTCACTGTTAACTTTCTGTAATGCATCCGCATTCATTTTCACTACTTTGCGGTCGTAGGTCATCAGTCCGTTGATTTCCGATTCCACATCGGTAGTTTGGGTATATACGGCACCGCATAGTCCCAATGTAGACAGTTCTTTGAGGCGGTTGGCATATTTCAGATACTGTTCCGTAGCCTCTTCTTTACCTTTCAGGTCACCGTATCCCCAATTACGGTCTTCGTTCCACAGATGTCCTTTCAGTGCCATGCCGATTCCACCGAACTCACCGATTACATTCACACGGTCGGCATCGAAGAGGAACATGACAGGTTCCGGATAACTGTGCAGGTCGAGAATGTCCCCGCAAGGGAAATAATTGCCGCCACTGGCGGGATTCACCGGGCGTGTCGGGTCATATTTCTTGGTCCACTCGGCTATTTCTACAGGTTTGAATTGTCCCATCGCTTCGTTGAACGGTGTCCATACGCCGATGCAGGGGTAAGAATAGAGACAGTCCATCACCTCTTTCCATTCTTTCCGGTAGATAGCTTCCGATTCCGGAGTGCGTACCATCTCCGGACCATAGTAGAATTGCTTGTATTGCCAGTCTTGATTCTTGTCGCCGTTGGGCATATCCTGCCATACCATCATTCCCAGACGGTCACAATGCGCATACCAACGTGCCGGTTCCACTTTCAGGTGCTTGCGTATCATGTTGAATCCGAGTTCTTTGGTCTTCTCGATGTCGTAGCACAAGGCTTCGTCCGTCGGTGCGGTATACAGCCCGTCAGGCCACCATCCTTGGTCGAGCGGTCCGAAGTGGAAGATGTCTTTATTGTTCAGTTGCAGGCGCATATAGCCTTTTTTATCTCTTCGTGTAGAGAACTTCCGCATGGCAGTGTAACTTTTCACTTTGTCCTGCAATTTGCCGTTGGCATAGAATGAGATTTCCAGGTCATAGAGCGAAGGAGAGTCGGGAGACCATAGCTTGCAATCTGTCGGCATCGGTATTTCTACGGAAGTATGGTTCAATGCACTGCCGGAGGCGATAATTTTGTTATTGTCAATGACTTTCACTTCTATCCGGTCGTTGGCTTTTGGATTGTTCACTGTTGTTTCCACCGTCAGTTTGCCACTGTCTATGTCGGGAGTCGTCCGGATGTTTTCTATGGCACGTTCGGGGACAGGTTCCAGCCATACGGTTTGCCAGATGCCGCTCACCGGTGTATACCATATATGTCCAGGGTTGCTTACCTGCTTGCCGCGTGCCTGTTTGCCTTTGTCCGTCGGGTCCCATACCCGCACCACTATTTCATTATCACCTTTTATCAGTGCTTGT contains these protein-coding regions:
- a CDS encoding FecR domain-containing protein, with the translated sequence MKRSAILKYLRGETSAEERIEMLQWLEEDPVHLEEYKYLRRIFDATLCNEENIPLSIHSSQSANRRRWMQIAATVAFICLFAGGTWLYTQHFSEEHATLLATRDIHVPVGQRTEITLNDGTRIWLNSNTTLHIESQKGEKLRRVCLNGEAYFEVAPDKHLPFVVQTGSHEVQVLGTKFSIFAYKDRKDFSVKLYEGAVNVSDRQNDTSLCLSPDEEAKISDDGRLIKAPFDKAESLLWIEGIYYFEDTDYGSIFRQMKEYYKVDFDVRNPQILHYKCTCKFRQEDGLKHILEILQQIHRFEYEWSNDEQTVIIR
- a CDS encoding RNA polymerase sigma-70 factor, with protein sequence MSEEQIFNEAYKLYYRKCLVFARSYTHDMVQAEDAVAEAMIVLWEKLCNAEEIGATLPFLIGTIRNKILQYFRREALKLKIRSTLEEDSMRELQMRISTLEECNPQKLYSMDVQSILKESLKTMHSQTQTIFILSRFEHKTNEEIARELGIGVKGVEYHITKALKKLRTDLKDFYPFLDILL
- a CDS encoding alpha-galactosidase → MIIMNKRNLFFFISAWLLSTLLPAQNVTISTPHTQLLLSVPNGGTPELLYYGLRTSDADIRSICETTRGRNAYPVYGMGYPCETALSVRHADGNLTLQMAVIGVKETRLTEENATLTVIELKDKVYPFFVNICYKAWQDADVIETWTEIRHEEKKPVQLQQFASAYLPVRRGNVWLAHLSGAWANEGQLCQEALQQGMKVIKNTDGVRNSQSAHAEVMFSLDGKPQENTGRVIGAALCYSGNYKLRIDTQEDDWHHFLAGINEENSWYNLKKEEVFRTPALALTYSDEGMSGCSRKFYQWARLHKLANGNTYRKILLNSWEGVYFDINEQGMDQMMGDIAAMGGELFVMDDGWFGDKYPRKNDSYALGDWTVDKTKLPGGLQSLLDNARKHGIRFGIWLEPEMANTQSELYEKHPEWIIKAPEREVVCARGGTQVVLDLSNPQVQDFIVQTVDGLMNSYPDIDYIKWDANMSIITQGSQYLTKDNQSHLNIEYHRGFENVCRRIRTNHPQLTIQACASGGGRVNYGVLPYFDEFWTSDNTDALQRIYIQWGTSYFFPAIGMGAHISASPNHQTSRSVPLKFRIDVAMSGRLGMEIQPKNMTEEEKALCRNAIAEYKTIRPVVQFGDIYRLLSPYDKQGAASLMYVSPEKDKAVFYWWKTEHFCNQHLPRVKMAGLAPDKYYKVHELNRIDTEPLKFEGKSFSGAYLNDNGLEIPATHRVEPSKQNEYASRVLYLEEDSRSNI
- a CDS encoding glycoside hydrolase family 2 protein, coding for MLVCCTDSYAQWKPAGNRIVTEWAAQVDVNNVLPEYPRPLMERAEWMNLNGLWQYAILPSGKAMPTTYDGEILVPFAVESALSGVGKELGENNELWYRRTFSVPSRWKGQRVLLNFGAVDWKTTVWVNGTKLGEHCGGFTSFAFDITQALIKGDNEIVVRVWDPTDKGKQARGKQVSNPGHIWYTPVSGIWQTVWLEPVPERAIENIRTTPDIDSGKLTVETTVNNPKANDRIEVKVIDNNKIIASGSALNHTSVEIPMPTDCKLWSPDSPSLYDLEISFYANGKLQDKVKSYTAMRKFSTRRDKKGYMRLQLNNKDIFHFGPLDQGWWPDGLYTAPTDEALCYDIEKTKELGFNMIRKHLKVEPARWYAHCDRLGMMVWQDMPNGDKNQDWQYKQFYYGPEMVRTPESEAIYRKEWKEVMDCLYSYPCIGVWTPFNEAMGQFKPVEIAEWTKKYDPTRPVNPASGGNYFPCGDILDLHSYPEPVMFLFDADRVNVIGEFGGIGMALKGHLWNEDRNWGYGDLKGKEEATEQYLKYANRLKELSTLGLCGAVYTQTTDVESEINGLMTYDRKVVKMNADALQKVNSEVCHCLDNTLPTKSSH